GACTCAATCTCATGATTGGGAAAGTCTTGCGTCTACGTATCGTCCTCAATATCACAACCAAGGTACAACTTGATGCATAATCCATGCAATTGAAAGAAATATTTAGACTACTGCACAATTTTCATGATCCACTTGCGTGAAGTTGGGCCTCGGAAAAATGGTGTTATTTTCAAGTGTACGCTAATAACTCCATAATGGAGCATGCTTCTCAAATTTGTCTATTGTTTTGATATTTCATGGTAAGGTTATAAAAACAAGAAAAACATGACCACGGATGGAGTTGTTTCCTCCCCATGACTATTCTATTTTATATTGGAAGTATATGGTTCTATTCCCATTAGTCCACAGATGAGGGGCGTTAGGTAACACACATATATGAACGATTTTATTGCTAATCTATGTGATTCGGTTGCATCTTCATCCGCATTTTTTAACCTTTAGCTCTTTCATCCACATTTTTTTTACCTCTAGCAATGCCCTTCTCATTTGAAGTGATGCTcttatcatttggttttattttCTTGTCAATGTTTTGCAGTATGCTAAATCAAAATAGGAAACTGATATTTACTGGTGATTTTTACAGCTTTGAGAGAACTATTTGCTCATTATATGGAAGCATGGCAATCTTGGTACACTGAAGTCGCTGGGAAGAAACCAATACAACAAATATCCTGATGCCTCACTTTCTTAATTTCCTAATGATCAAATAATTTGGATGTAGTTATACTTCCCCTCggctttttcataattttgaggggagaagaaaagaagagatgtggcctTACGTTGGATGCAAATACGCTATGCTTCAACTGATTATGCCCATCCTCtggatattttatttcattcatCGTATGTTCAGATTTGTACACATTTTCTCAATGTGtagcattttataattttaaaattatgttaaaaGGACTTTCGTAaaattaaatctattttttttattaatttaaataaaaaaattaaaataccctaaattaaactttttttgtccgtgaagaaaaaataagagaaagctGATTGCttgttcattttaatttttcgtTTTCTATGCTCTGCTCCGAAGCTAGGTTCCTTCCCCTTGTTCATAGCAAGGAATCAATAAAGGTCCCAGACAGGGAAAGATTTTTCAACTCTTTGGTTGTCATCTTTTTTTATAAGAGGAAAAAATGGTTGAGGCTTTTGTTTCCTCTGCCATTAAAAGAATTGTTGATGTACTTGTTGGTGAAGCAAGTTTACTTTATGGCGTGCGGGATGAAGTTCAGCAGTTGCAGACTGAATTGAACAGGAATAATTACTCCATGCCCCTGTATTTCCAAAACATAAGCCTGTAGGTTCTCATTTGCCATGATCATCATACGATAAAAAGTTCAAAACCATTTTCTTATAATTTGCATCACTAGAATAGGGATATGTCTTAACAGTTCATAGCTCAATTCCCACTGTTGAAaacagcaaataatcaaatatcctTATTACAATTTGCGAATGTCAATTTACAGGTTGGCAACAAGTCCAAAAGTGTTGGCTTTCTACATCAAGAAAGTAAATACATAAAGATTATGCTACTGCACATCAAGTGTAAGGGGGAGAGAGACAGAGACACCGAAAATGGATGTGGGATATCTATATCCAGGTCCATTACAAGATTATTTCCTCCTGAACACTCACATTGAGTGTCTTGTTTGGAAGAACAATGCTATTGACCACCACAACTTCATCTTCAACACTAACAGCTTCGCCTGAGGCAAGGAAATTAACATGAGATTCTGCAAAGCTGGAACTTATCTCTCTTGGAAGGAAAAGCAGCAATAATATAAAAGAGGATTCAGGGTTGACGCATCAAGAATATACCAAGAATTGTAACCCCAAGTTTGGCATTGAAATCTCCTGCAGCCTGTAACCAGAGTTGATTGAACTTAACAAACTAAAAAAGGCTACTGTGTATCATAGCTAAAACCAACTGAGAATAGAACAAACAATAGGACCattagaaggaaaaaaaaaaaaaagaaaaaaaagaaagaaagaaaatgatgatTGTATATGTTCACCAATAATAGGCAAGCATAAAATAAGACATCAAACAAGTCAATAAAAATAGGAAAATCAACTAGATTTTAACCCCCACTGGTAATCCAAAACACATTACAGCTGGAATGCTAATATTCAACATTACATTTTTCATGTGACTTATTCTTGCCAATCCCATGCCTTTGTTACATGCTTGCATGGTCACAAGTAAGAAATTTGGGAAGTTATATTATATATGATGGTCAACCGTTAAATACTTGGAAATTTTGGGTAGCATACATGATGCTCAACAGTCAATCACTTAGTGGTATCACAAGAAAGCTAACTTGCCTGGACCCTGGACCATCTCCCAATGGAAGATTTCCACCCAacaattgcatgaataacaACTGCATTTTCCtgagaaatgagaaaaaaaaaaaatgcagtcAAGTCTGAGATGAGCTTTAATGTGTTCCACCTGAATTCCCATGTTTGCATTTACATATAAAATCCAACTCTTAAACAGTTTTTAAACCCCTTAATTCAGTTCCTACCATGACTTCAACATCATCGAGGATGATACAACTGATGAGCCTTGCACCTGGTCCTATTCGGGCATTAGCAGATATTGAGACATTTGGACCAATCTGTTTCATGAAATTCCAGAAAGTCAATATCATAGTTGAAGTAGAAAggggaaaagaaaaaatgaaaattatttaatgttTCCACATCACATGCATTTGAGCTTATTACTTTCACaaggatgaaaaagaaaaactgaaCCAAAACATTCTAAATTTACAAGGTGTACTACAGATATGGACACTTGATTCTCATCTCCTAACTGCCCATTCAAAAAGTTTTTGATAGCAAGAGACCATAAGACTAAGTCCAACTAAGAAAAGTAACAAGATTGCAACAACCAACAATAATCATTACGCATCTCTAAATCTGACATCAGAAAACAGTTAGACAAGTTACCTTTGCAGTTGGATGTACTTTTGCTGATGGGTGAATAAAAACATCGCCAATTATGGTAGCACTCTTTGAGCCATCTCCACTAGCCAAAAGATGTGGGGAGTTGTATCGGAATTGAGCAAGATACAAAGCAGAACATTTTAGAGACATTCTGCAAGTATTGATTTCAGAAACGGTCATAACTACTATAAAGGCAAAATACCAAAAAAACTACCACATTAAATTGTTTGGCATACCCAGGAGTTTTAATTTGCTCCCAGAAATCCATGGTTTCATATGTATAGAGCTTCTTTTTGCCTGCAAGCGGTGACAGGATATCTTGATCCAGTCTCACAAAATCTGTGGGAATGCTTCTGTTGAAGAAATTTGTATGAGACCAAGAAGTTGAACTGTAAGTTCAATTAGTTCCATAATGGAAAAATAGCAGTACTATTAGTCTCCATCTgagtaaatgaaaattttaaatgataagaCATCTAAATTTGACATTATGTTGATACTTCACGATTTTTACTTGATACAGAAATCCAAATCCACCTTCGTGTCAAATGTGCACCTCTTCAAATGCACTCTAACAAAActtctaataaaataaagaaaaaatctgAGAATTCCAATGAATTTCTATATCAAGGGAAGCCTTAggaaatgaaattttccaagcCAAAAGGAGAATTTACTAGTGTATGTGCACTATGGATTAAGCACTAAAATTAATAcaagcccaagcccaatcaaAACCCATGCCCCAGTTGGATTTACAGTATAATAACACATTAATAGTGAGGATTAGAGATACAATCACATATATGTATTCCAATAATCTCTATTTGATAGAGCTTCCTGTACATATGAATTCCAATGAAACCAGTAATGATGCATTGGATAATCACATATATAATTCAGCTGCTTCAAACATTACCCCACTTGATGTAAATATTAACATTCTCTCACATTACTAGCAAAGTGAATTAACCACAAAACTGAGACTAGAGATATAAATACAagcaaaatgaataaaatgtcCCATAAGTTGCACCTACAGTTCTTGATATTTTCaagattatatttatatactaaCAATGTATTAATTAGCTCATTGACATCAATTCCACAAGGACAAAAAAGTCGAATAGGAATGGGCATACCTTGTGGCTGATTGAAGTGCTTCAAAGCTGGAAAGACGTCTAAGATTAGCTGCAAAATAGTTGAACAGAATAAAGATTATGCATAAGCGGATTCTAATAATATGCATAGTTTGCACGAACAcagtaaattaaaaagaaaatcaataaaacaaGAAGAATATTGAAATTTTCAGTTGATGCATATTTCAGAATGAAAAATCAAACCTTCGTTTAAGAACCAAAACTAATACTTAATTATTGAACAAGCTATGCTTGTGTGTTACAGTATTCTGGAAACTTTTTAACTTAATTCCTCATCTTTGTCATATCAACATAGCTAGTATCTCTAACCTCTATCTTTCCGTTGAGAAGAAACACCCTGGATGGCTGTAAAAATATCTGGTGTAAACACATATACACCGCAATTTATCAGGTCACTTACCTGCATAGCAACATAACAAGAAGAAGGTTAGGagatagagaaagaaaagaagggaAGAACTAAAGAGAACTGCAGGTAGTGAAATTAAAAATGCTATTGCTGCTTCCTTTTTCTCCCCTGAGAAAGAAAATCAAAGTAAATGTTATATGTTAACTCAATTCCTTCTTAAATAACAGAAAACGTGGACagaaaattttacatttttgaTGCACAATGATTCAATGTGTTGATTGCTTTTACTTTATAgcagaaataaaaagaaaattccaTAAATCATCACTTCAAAAGCAaatgtaaaaaaattgaatcaaatagaCATTCTAAGTATCAAAAGGTTGACATTGTGTTAAAAATCAAACGAATCTCCAAAGCTTGTACGTACAAATGTTTCTGGTTTCTCTGTGTAATGCAACAATTCTTTGGTGTCAGGATCAGCTACCAATTCACCAAACTGGCTGGCTGACTCAGCAGAAACCTGCAGAAGAAAAGAATAATGAAGCCAAAACATACAGATACAAATTCTGACACTGTAAGATCATACCTCAAACCCTATATCAAACATTTTGCATTCAACTAACCTTGATTACTAGAATTGTTCCCATCCCACCATATCTTCTATGAGCCTCTGAAGAAGTAAGAAACAAACCAGAAAATTAAGACTTCAGCTAGACAAATCAACTAGAAAGTATTGACCTTTTGAACATTTCTAACTTAAACTATGTACACTATAAAATTATCACAACCTCAAAAATGATTGCCTTGAAGTTGATTGTATATGATACTTTGATGAAGAATTAAACATTATATGCAAATCAATTGTAGATGAAGGATATTTCATTGAGGAAAGGAGATAAATACCAAGCATTTCTCTGAGAGGAAAACTGCAGCAAACATCACAATTCAACAAGAAGATATGAGACTGCGAAAAGATAATCAAGCATCACAGTGAatgttcaaatttaaaaaaagtctACTTCTAATTTCCAGCATCTAGACACTAGAGATGAAGATTCAAAagggaaaataaaaatacaaaattcaGGGGTAAGATGAGAACCGGACTGTCTTCCATGATTAGATCTCTGAAGTTATAAAGCCCACCAGCTGAACCATGTGGCTTGTCTTCCCTCAAATATCTACAAGCAAAGATTTCATAATCAACAAAACAGCAAAACTTGGGAAATAAAGCGAAGGTCAGAGTACATCATTAAGTTAGTTACCTCACAGGGACTTTAAGCTCATTTGAGATTGATGAAACATACAATGCAAATTCTCGTTCCTCATAAAAACCGACAAGATAGATATGTGCTAGGTTTGGAATCTGAAACAGAAAATGCAATCTCAAATTGTATTGGCAGAAAGAAAAATTCGATATAAGAACCAAGTTGGAATGTATACAAGACGTTAACAAACTGAGAACTGGATTTCCTAAAAATTTTACATCTGCGATTTAATGACAGCTTTTCGAGTAATACCCTTTTGCAAGCAGAAATTGGATGGTGAACCATTGGTTGTCCTGCTAAAGGAAAAAGAGGCTTGGCGACATTCAATGACAATGGCCGGAATCGAGTCCCTGGATAGGTAACCCATCGAATTTCTCAAATGAATTAAACAAGTATAGACAAATTACATAAAAAAGGATCACATTGTTTGGAACTTTTAAAAGggaaaagagaaaggaaaatgTAATGCGCATAAACAAAATTGATATAAGCCAAACAACGTTTCATTGCAAAACAACACAAAAGACGAAACGGATATGCAGAGTTCAGAATTTATAAACTCCAATAGGACATTCAGGAAATAAACTGGATTAAGTATGTACCTTTAGTTGGTCCACCGACCATAATCACAGCCACAACCTTCTCACCAGAGCTACCCATCTCTAATCAATACAAAACCCAGATCTTCAATTCCCCAAATTCCGATAAAGACTCGTTATTTACGAACAATAGAGATTCAAATCTTCAAAGGACTACAGAGGCAACAGCAGAATTGGAAAAAAATAATGTCGCTCGCACCATGCAATCCACTGTCCTCTGGAAGACAAAATATCAGTACTTTTTGGCCAGTAGTTCACTCTGTttacaagagagagagagagataataTAATAGAAGGATGCTGAATCTCTAGCTATTGTAGGAAGCAAGGTGAATAGCAGAGACGAAGATAgacgttttaatttattttattatttttatttatttttgtactTTGGAGAAAAGAAATTTCCATGTGTTTTCCATTGGAACCTTACTCTTGTGGCTGTTTTCGCTGGTTGGAATTATgggagagaagagagagaagagagagaagagagtaAAGGAGCTTTCAGAAATCAAAATTAGTTGGACGTTTTGGCGGGACCCGGCAACTCATAGGGCCCCACCATCGACCATGCCGCCTTAACCACACACGAATATTCTTTACTCCTAACCTAATTCCTAACAAATCTTCAATAAAAACATTTTCTCTTTACATTTTCAATGAAAggaaaattacattaaaactaTTAATATTACTTAAAATGTGTAATATTAActtttatgtaaaaaaatatttttttatattatcaatattaaatagtaaaatacaaaattatatttaataaattataacaaaTATAATGTTTCTCATATTTTATCTATTAAGtacatttgaattaaaaattttgaatgaaaatgatgTCATATAATTTGGTTTTTTGCTATggaacatttaattttaatttaattaagctACTATTATATCTcttaattgaaattattttttaattcatttttgttGTATCAGAATTTGAAAAAACATTGTCACAAGagagaaaataaacaaaattatgattgattttttttgaattaaataattatgggTATATATACAATAAATGGAATATTCTCAATAAGGATTTGAGAGTAACATATGTTGACTTATGAATGTGCCAAATCATTTTACATAATCAGCAAGCATAATTGCACTTACCAACCTCTtatgaaattatattattttatgatttttcatTTCCTTTGAAAAATAATTGTAAATGACCAaaggatttttttaaaaagaaaattcatataTTGTTTAACAAATTTATTCTTGAAACTTGGACACCATGAGTAATGAGATGGGCTTCACACAATTGAGCTTCAGACTACTTGGTTATCTTAATATCAATGGTTAACAAATTAACTCCCTCCGTCTTTAAAacgaaagttattttttttaaatttgatttaattttttttaataaaaattattttctattgatgaatttttaaatgtttcaaaaataattaaaagtaattCATAATCCGCTGCCATTAACATACCACCGATTTGACAAGCAATTATTTGTGTTGGGAGTTGGGGCTAGTGACTGAAAAATAGAAGATGGCCACAAACCCACCACATCGATTTGGCCATCAAGTTAGCCTCACACATGGCCAATTGGCAGGCCTAATATTTTATGAACGTGGTTGCTTCCTGACAAAGAAGGCAAAATAGAAGATCTCTCTGTTCCCCCATGTTGACTCAGCCTTAGCTGTAACTCCCTCTTGGGAACAGTCTTGAAGCTCACGACCACTCCAGCTCTTAATCAAATTCAGACTAGTCAAACAATTTTGAGCGAATCTATGTCTTCAGATCCAGGACTATTGATCTATGCCGGGATGGATGAATCATGCACTTACCAAGATTTTCAGGAATTTCAGGTTACTTAACGTTCACTGTTCCATTTACCCAGATGTAAGGTTGCTGAAAATGCAACTCTTTGGGAGATTCATTGTGAAGACTACCTGCCCAAAAGAGACCACATGTGTGAACTGATATCTGTATGCTGAGTGGCCACTCTGCTGTTTGTATGCGTATGCACTAGATCATTTTCCAAATTGAATAAGGGGTTTCCCTTATTGTCTCAGCAAAGGATAAGTGTTACCTTCTTATTTTTGAGCTCCCGCAAGTCCAAAGAAGCCATCTTTGGAAGGACGTGACATAAGGCATGTGGAAGGGGCTGCCAAGTTGTCATTATCACATGCCCAACTCGTACTTTGTTAAAACCAACTTGCCACAATTGGTTAACATTTGCAGCCCAGATAAGAAAACCTCCTGGTTGTGGCccataaatattttatctgGCATTGATGCACATCCACTGTTCACCAATAGTAAGGCACAAAATAATTTTACCCTTGGACAAGATCCTTTTGGTTGATCGAGTTAAGACAATGGAGTGGGCAATGAAAGAAGAATTAACACTGGGTACTGAACTGAGcggcaaacatgataaaacaagGATTATGAAAGTTTTGAATTCTTTCTAAAAATTTATTCCAGTACATGTAGAGTTTAGCACACAGTATCCATTTATTCCGATTGTTCAAGCACATACGCAGTTATTTTCAGTTCTCACAAGGATCTCTTATAGCTTTGAAGGAGACTGGTACCAACCCCATGGTTCATCAGATATGTATTTAGTCACCTGCTTCACGCTCAAGTAGTTCTCAAGTCCCCtgtaaaattttttctaaaaagatTAGGGGAAAAAAAAGAGCTCATTTGAATGCTCATCTGAGATGTTACACCAGCCTAGAATAAAGCTGTAAATATGTGGAGAGATAGTCTCCGTATAACAACTCAGTTCCTCCTTATTTTACTCCAAAAATAGAGGAAGTCATTGCATACGTTTGGATTATTTGagaaaatagtttttaaatGTCTGATTAGGGTAATTTAAGGCCATACCATTCTCCTAATTCACGACCAAAACCACTACGCTTGAGTCCTCCCCATGGAGCTTGACAGAAGCATGGCTGTGAGCAATTGATCCATACGATACCTGCCCGGAAAGCCTGAACAACAGGGACACAGAAAAAGGTCAAGCTCACTAGTAACTGACCTCTTTTAACTGTTGCATTATGATCACCTTCAAACGACAGATTGCTACTTTGCCTTACCTTGCTTACACGATCACACCTTTCCAGATCTTTTGATATCACAGCAGCACCTAAACCATAACTGCAAAGCATCCAATGTTAGAATGGACCAAAATCATCAAGAGATAGGGCGACGCCAGGCAGGCAGGCAAGCAAGGGAAGGAAGGTGAAGAACTTCCAAGAAACAAAGGAAAACATCCAGATACAAGAATCAACTCACTGGGTGTCATTTGCCAGTTCAATGGCTTCATCTTCTGTACTAAATGTTTTAACACAGAGAACAGGTCCAAACACTTCCTCTCTCCAAATTTGCATGGAGGTATTTACATCAGTGATGATGGTTGGCTCAATGAAGAATCCCTTGTTCAAATGCTGCAATTCATTTGAAAGTAATTCAAACAACCTCACTATTTGATCCAGAACAGCTCTAGTGATGGAAAAGCAGGAATTATACATACCTTTGGTCTAGCCCCACCAAACAAAATGCTTGCACCTTCACTCTTAGCAGTTGAGatacatttcaatattttctCATACTGCAGCAATGAAGTAATAAGTTAAGTAGCATCTATGATTAACAAGACTCGGTTAAAAAGTTTGAATACATAGATATCATGACTCTGAAAATGCAACTGAACCACCAAATTATGGATTTTTCAAAGCTACACTTTCCCAGCCAGTGCAATCACAAGGAAGATGTAATCCCAGAATTTAAATTGCagcccccccccaaaaaaaaaaaaataaaaataaaataataataataaaataaaaaataaaaaaaaattcaggaaTCTTATCAAAATTCTTACCTGCCCTCCACTGACAACTGGGCCAAGTCTGCAACCTTCCTCTAAGGGATCtgatattttaatctttttgcACCATTTAACAAGCCTGTCTACAAATTCAGTTGCAATGCTTTCCTGAAACATTAAGTTGGACATATATTATCTCGAGTTATGGcaccaaaaaattttaaaaacaaattcATGGCCTCAGATGCTCTTTATACTTTTGTCCACTTTTTGTGAACCCATAAACTTTTAGTTGGCTCTGCTGCTGCGTAGTA
This Manihot esculenta cultivar AM560-2 chromosome 6, M.esculenta_v8, whole genome shotgun sequence DNA region includes the following protein-coding sequences:
- the LOC110618320 gene encoding mannose-1-phosphate guanyltransferase alpha isoform X1 encodes the protein MGSSGEKVVAVIMVGGPTKGTRFRPLSLNVAKPLFPLAGQPMVHHPISACKRIPNLAHIYLVGFYEEREFALYVSSISNELKVPVRYLREDKPHGSAGGLYNFRDLIMEDSPSHIFLLNCDVCCSFPLREMLEAHRRYGGMGTILVIKVSAESASQFGELVADPDTKELLHYTEKPETFVSDLINCGVYVFTPDIFTAIQGVSSQRKDRANLRRLSSFEALQSATSSTSWSHTNFFNRSIPTDFVRLDQDILSPLAGKKKLYTYETMDFWEQIKTPGMSLKCSALYLAQFRYNSPHLLASGDGSKSATIIGDVFIHPSAKVHPTAKIGPNVSISANARIGPGARLISCIILDDVEVMENAVVIHAIVGWKSSIGRWSRVQAAGDFNAKLGVTILGEAVSVEDEVVVVNSIVLPNKTLNVSVQEEIIL
- the LOC110618320 gene encoding mannose-1-phosphate guanyltransferase alpha isoform X2, with product MGSSGEKVVAVIMVGGPTKGTRFRPLSLNVAKPLFPLAGQPMVHHPISACKRIPNLAHIYLVGFYEEREFALYVSSISNELKVPVRYLREDKPHGSAGGLYNFRDLIMEDSPSHIFLLNCDVCCSFPLREMLEAHRRYGGMGTILVIKVSAESASQFGELVADPDTKELLHYTEKPETFVSDLINCGVYVFTPDIFTAIQGVSSQRKDRANLRRLSSFEALQSATRSIPTDFVRLDQDILSPLAGKKKLYTYETMDFWEQIKTPGMSLKCSALYLAQFRYNSPHLLASGDGSKSATIIGDVFIHPSAKVHPTAKIGPNVSISANARIGPGARLISCIILDDVEVMENAVVIHAIVGWKSSIGRWSRVQAAGDFNAKLGVTILGEAVSVEDEVVVVNSIVLPNKTLNVSVQEEIIL